One genomic region from Xenopus laevis strain J_2021 chromosome 2L, Xenopus_laevis_v10.1, whole genome shotgun sequence encodes:
- the trmt9b.L gene encoding uncharacterized protein LOC734289 (The RefSeq protein has 2 substitutions compared to this genomic sequence) yields the protein MEREASRLEREHVHSVYEKVAPYFSDKRYKAWPKVQEFLLAQEPASLIADIGCGNGKYLHINREAFKVGCDYCLPLAEDARTHGYQVMVCDGLRLPYRNGCFDAVLSIGVIHHFSTKDRRIRAIREMSRILKIGGQIMIYVWAMEQKKRKFEKQDILVPWHLEAVSPNTSSRKLSVDPNRSPKQDSMAKDLQQRTKSASFGEEKAPRNILRFRLLSKSLDSGLDVNSDGVSNNRKSKQSPPKSFLSRLGNFLPKSMQNFEMNAIKMTESLLFPLHNMSISRGNENEQMNSTEVIKDYSKVALPDMVSSRQDQSRNQNLSVNPAASCTEESENNARLDLDHHLGPSNGKGECFRYYHTFKKGELIELVEKFVPELHVVQTYFDHSNWCVIAEKIHHWKI from the exons ATGGAAAGAGAGGCAAGTCGGCTGGAAAGAGAACATGTCCATAGTGTTTATGAGAAGGTTGCGCCCTACTTCAGTGACAAACGCTACAAAGCCTGGCCCAAAGTTCAAGAATTCCTTTTAGCTCAGGAGCCTGCAAGCCTAATTGCTGATATag gttgtggaAATGGAAAGTATCTTCACATCAATAGAGAGGCATTTAAAGTGGGCTGTGACTATTGCCTGCCATTGGCAGAGGATGCACGCACTCACGGCTATCAAGTTATGGTGTGTGATGGACTCCGGCTGCCCTACCGTAATGGCTGCTTTGATGCCGTCCTTTCCATAGGAg TAATCCATCATTTCTCAACGAAAGACCGTCGCATTCGAGCCATTCGGGAGATGAGCAGGATTCTGAAGATTGGTGGACAGATCATGATATACGTTTGGGCAATggagcagaaaaaaagaaaatttgagaAACAAGATATACTCGTTCCATGGCATCTGGAAGCTGTTTCACCCAACACCTCCTCAAGGAAACTATCTGTGGATCCAACTAGAAGTCCAAAGCAGGACTCTATGGCTAAAGATTTACAGCAGAGGACTAAAAGCGCCTCGTTTGGAGAGGAAAAGGCGCCTCGAAATATTCTTCGTTTCAGATTGTTATCAAAGTCCCTAGATTCAGGCTTAGATGTGAACAGCGATGGAGTGAGCAATAATAGAAAATCCAAACAGTCACCACCTAAAAGCTTTTTAAGTCGGCTTGGGAATTTTTTACCAAAATCAATGCAAAATTTTGAgatgaatgcaataaaaatgacCGAATCACTGCTGTTCCCACTGCACAACATGAGCATGAGTCGAGGTAATGAGAATGAGCAAATGAATAGTACAGAAGTGATCAAGGACTATAGTAAAGTTGCATTACCAGATATGGTTTCTAGTCGTCAGGACCAATCTAGAAACCAAAATCTTAGTGTAAACCCTGCTGCTTCTTGTACAGAGGAATCAGAGAACAATGCCCGGCTGGATCTTGACCATCATCTCGGCCCTTCAAACGGAAAAGGAGAATGTTTTCGCTACTATCACACCTTCAAAAAGGGCGAATTGATTGAACTCGTAGAAAAATTCGTCCCCGAACTCCATGTTGTGCAGACGTATTTCGATCATTCCAACTGGTGTGTTATTGCTGAGAAAATTCACCACTGGAAAATCTGA